A genomic window from Daphnia carinata strain CSIRO-1 chromosome 9, CSIRO_AGI_Dcar_HiC_V3, whole genome shotgun sequence includes:
- the LOC130697932 gene encoding putative mediator of RNA polymerase II transcription subunit 26 isoform X1 produces MTYQQWNHHHYQAIPESRPLLMQPWQHEFGCPVPRPRSFSLGSRPTGTDLMEVSSKRIFDTTPIILPVDSNQNYWCNNNYVSSSSSKPKNHSRKCGWLLVFLLLIITSLIILGWWRLRKLPSAIVDSDAQTDQALMSSMTQQQHQNQHPLPPPPPQQSVYHPLPPPPAPLIPPGSQQQYYAQQQPPTGWQQLSAQQQQQQHYQHVPPSALDGHRNYQQQQQYQQPYANPQHGYPQHYQQPHYGQQQQVNPHQHHAQQHVNYQPEMSHQGEQAPRKSWVMEHVDNPTMPIQNDIRHHQHHQPPHQEPHKPEQGQQSQQPQRKHTQQSPPPHVHQQQPMENVLSRQEERAKARNQARTMNPIKNSTKVQNDDDIWEVWDNLFKNLTIFEVPFELKLRLEPAQFSFSESVVGKDGTIFVTSFEDDEDVTVEVIEDA; encoded by the exons ATGACGTATCAGCAGTGGAATCACCACCATTACCAG GCTATACCGGAATCGAGGCCTTTGCTTATGCAGCCATGGCAGCACGAGTTTGGTTGTCCTGTGCCCAGACCTCGTTCCTTTTCGCTGGGCAGTCGCCCGACGGGTACAGATTTGATGGAAGTCTCGTCGAAAAGGATTTTTGACACAACGCCCATCATTTTGCCTGTCGATTCCAATCAAAATTACTGGTGTAATAATAACTACGTgagcagtagcagcagcaagCCGAAAAATCATTCAAGAAAATGTGGTTGGCTACTCGTTTTCCTATTGTTGATTATTACTAGTTTAATAATATTAGGATGGTGGAGATTACGTAAGTTGCCATCGGCTATCGTGGATTCAGATGCTCAAACAGATCAGGCTCTTATGTCATCAATgacccaacaacaacaccaaAATCAACATCCTTTaccaccacctcctccacaACAGTCAGTGTACCATCCGTTACCACCTCCACCAGCACCTCTAATTCCCCCCGGCAGTCAGCAACAATATTATGCCCAGCAGCAACCACCAACTGGATGGCAACAGCTTTCAgctcagcagcaacaacaacaacattatcAGCACGTTCCACCTTCTGCTTTGGATGGTCATCGCAACtatcagcagcaacaacaatacCAACAGCCGTACGCCAATCCCCAACACGGCTATCCGCAACACTATCAACAACCCCACTAtggccagcaacaacaagtTAACCCACATCAACATCATGCCCAACAACACGTCAATTATCAACCG gAGATGTCTCATCAAGGGGAACAGGCACCGCGAAAATCGTGGGTGATGGAACATGTAGACAATCCGACGATGCCAATTCAAAATGATATCCGACATCATCAACATCACCAACCCCCACATCAAGAACCACATAAACCTGAACAAGGCCAACAGAGTCAGCAGCCTCAACGTAAACATACCCAACAATCACCACCACCTCATGTTCATCAGCAACAGCCGATGGAGAATGTTCTGAGTCGGCAGGAAGAACGAGCGAAAGCTAGAAATCAGGCCAGGACGATGAACCCGATCAAGAACTCAACCAAAGTTCAGAACGACGACGACATTTGGGAGGTATGGGATAATTTATTca AGAATCTAACGATTTTTGAGGTACCCTTTGAACTAAAATTACGTTTAGAACCGGCACAGTTTTCGTTCAGCGAGTCCGTCGTGGGTAAAGATGGAACGATTTTCGTGACGTCTTTCGAAGACGACGAGGACGTCACTGTCGAAGTAATTGAAGATGCTTGA
- the LOC130697932 gene encoding putative mediator of RNA polymerase II transcription subunit 26 isoform X3, giving the protein MTYQQWNHHHYQAIPESRPLLMQPWQHEFGCPVPRPRSFSLGSRPTGTDLMEVSSKRIFDTTPIILPVDSNQNYWCNNNYVSSSSSKPKNHSRKCGWLLVFLLLIITSLIILGWWRLRKLPSAIVDSDAQTDQALMSSMTQQQHQNQHPLPPPPPQQSVYHPLPPPPAPLIPPGSQQQYYAQQQPPTGWQQLSAQQQQQQHYQHVPPSALDGHRNYQQQQQYQQPYANPQHGYPQHYQQPHYGQQQQVNPHQHHAQQHVNYQPEMSHQGEQAPRKSWVMEHVDNPTMPIQNDIRHHQHHQPPHQEPHKPEQGQQSQQPQRKHTQQSPPPHVHQQQPMENVLSRQEERAKARNQARTMNPIKNSTKVQNDDDIWEKIPENLTIFEVPFELKLRLEPAQFSFSESVVGKDGTIFVTSFEDDEDVTVEVIEDA; this is encoded by the exons ATGACGTATCAGCAGTGGAATCACCACCATTACCAG GCTATACCGGAATCGAGGCCTTTGCTTATGCAGCCATGGCAGCACGAGTTTGGTTGTCCTGTGCCCAGACCTCGTTCCTTTTCGCTGGGCAGTCGCCCGACGGGTACAGATTTGATGGAAGTCTCGTCGAAAAGGATTTTTGACACAACGCCCATCATTTTGCCTGTCGATTCCAATCAAAATTACTGGTGTAATAATAACTACGTgagcagtagcagcagcaagCCGAAAAATCATTCAAGAAAATGTGGTTGGCTACTCGTTTTCCTATTGTTGATTATTACTAGTTTAATAATATTAGGATGGTGGAGATTACGTAAGTTGCCATCGGCTATCGTGGATTCAGATGCTCAAACAGATCAGGCTCTTATGTCATCAATgacccaacaacaacaccaaAATCAACATCCTTTaccaccacctcctccacaACAGTCAGTGTACCATCCGTTACCACCTCCACCAGCACCTCTAATTCCCCCCGGCAGTCAGCAACAATATTATGCCCAGCAGCAACCACCAACTGGATGGCAACAGCTTTCAgctcagcagcaacaacaacaacattatcAGCACGTTCCACCTTCTGCTTTGGATGGTCATCGCAACtatcagcagcaacaacaatacCAACAGCCGTACGCCAATCCCCAACACGGCTATCCGCAACACTATCAACAACCCCACTAtggccagcaacaacaagtTAACCCACATCAACATCATGCCCAACAACACGTCAATTATCAACCG gAGATGTCTCATCAAGGGGAACAGGCACCGCGAAAATCGTGGGTGATGGAACATGTAGACAATCCGACGATGCCAATTCAAAATGATATCCGACATCATCAACATCACCAACCCCCACATCAAGAACCACATAAACCTGAACAAGGCCAACAGAGTCAGCAGCCTCAACGTAAACATACCCAACAATCACCACCACCTCATGTTCATCAGCAACAGCCGATGGAGAATGTTCTGAGTCGGCAGGAAGAACGAGCGAAAGCTAGAAATCAGGCCAGGACGATGAACCCGATCAAGAACTCAACCAAAGTTCAGAACGACGACGACATTTGGGAG AAGATTCCAGAGAATCTAACGATTTTTGAGGTACCCTTTGAACTAAAATTACGTTTAGAACCGGCACAGTTTTCGTTCAGCGAGTCCGTCGTGGGTAAAGATGGAACGATTTTCGTGACGTCTTTCGAAGACGACGAGGACGTCACTGTCGAAGTAATTGAAGATGCTTGA
- the LOC130697932 gene encoding putative mediator of RNA polymerase II transcription subunit 26 isoform X2: MTYQQWNHHHYQAIPESRPLLMQPWQHEFGCPVPRPRSFSLGSRPTGTDLMEVSSKRIFDTTPIILPVDSNQNYWCNNNYVSSSSSKPKNHSRKCGWLLVFLLLIITSLIILGWWRLRKLPSAIVDSDAQTDQALMSSMTQQQHQNQHPLPPPPPQQSVYHPLPPPPAPLIPPGSQQQYYAQQQPPTGWQQLSAQQQQQQHYQHVPPSALDGHRNYQQQQQYQQPYANPQHGYPQHYQQPHYGQQQQVNPHQHHAQQHVNYQPEMSHQGEQAPRKSWVMEHVDNPTMPIQNDIRHHQHHQPPHQEPHKPEQGQQSQQPQRKHTQQSPPPHVHQQQPMENVLSRQEERAKARNQARTMNPIKNSTKVQNDDDIWEEKIPENLTIFEVPFELKLRLEPAQFSFSESVVGKDGTIFVTSFEDDEDVTVEVIEDA, translated from the exons ATGACGTATCAGCAGTGGAATCACCACCATTACCAG GCTATACCGGAATCGAGGCCTTTGCTTATGCAGCCATGGCAGCACGAGTTTGGTTGTCCTGTGCCCAGACCTCGTTCCTTTTCGCTGGGCAGTCGCCCGACGGGTACAGATTTGATGGAAGTCTCGTCGAAAAGGATTTTTGACACAACGCCCATCATTTTGCCTGTCGATTCCAATCAAAATTACTGGTGTAATAATAACTACGTgagcagtagcagcagcaagCCGAAAAATCATTCAAGAAAATGTGGTTGGCTACTCGTTTTCCTATTGTTGATTATTACTAGTTTAATAATATTAGGATGGTGGAGATTACGTAAGTTGCCATCGGCTATCGTGGATTCAGATGCTCAAACAGATCAGGCTCTTATGTCATCAATgacccaacaacaacaccaaAATCAACATCCTTTaccaccacctcctccacaACAGTCAGTGTACCATCCGTTACCACCTCCACCAGCACCTCTAATTCCCCCCGGCAGTCAGCAACAATATTATGCCCAGCAGCAACCACCAACTGGATGGCAACAGCTTTCAgctcagcagcaacaacaacaacattatcAGCACGTTCCACCTTCTGCTTTGGATGGTCATCGCAACtatcagcagcaacaacaatacCAACAGCCGTACGCCAATCCCCAACACGGCTATCCGCAACACTATCAACAACCCCACTAtggccagcaacaacaagtTAACCCACATCAACATCATGCCCAACAACACGTCAATTATCAACCG gAGATGTCTCATCAAGGGGAACAGGCACCGCGAAAATCGTGGGTGATGGAACATGTAGACAATCCGACGATGCCAATTCAAAATGATATCCGACATCATCAACATCACCAACCCCCACATCAAGAACCACATAAACCTGAACAAGGCCAACAGAGTCAGCAGCCTCAACGTAAACATACCCAACAATCACCACCACCTCATGTTCATCAGCAACAGCCGATGGAGAATGTTCTGAGTCGGCAGGAAGAACGAGCGAAAGCTAGAAATCAGGCCAGGACGATGAACCCGATCAAGAACTCAACCAAAGTTCAGAACGACGACGACATTTGGGAG GAGAAGATTCCAGAGAATCTAACGATTTTTGAGGTACCCTTTGAACTAAAATTACGTTTAGAACCGGCACAGTTTTCGTTCAGCGAGTCCGTCGTGGGTAAAGATGGAACGATTTTCGTGACGTCTTTCGAAGACGACGAGGACGTCACTGTCGAAGTAATTGAAGATGCTTGA